CCGGGAACTGGAGGCACCTGGTCAACCCGTTCCGCCCGTCGTGGGGCGAGCCGTACGTCGAGCAGGTCATCCGGATGATGGGCGCGCTGGACGCGGCGAAGGACGCGGCGCGTGGGCACGAGGCGGTGCTGGTGAGCCATCAGCTGCCGATCTGGATCGTGCGGTCGTACGTCGAGAAGCGGCGGCTGTGGCACGACCCGCGCCGCCGGCAGTGCACCCTCGCGTCACTGACGTCCTTCACCTACGAGGGCGACCGGATCGTCTCCGTCGGCTACACCGAGCCCGCCCGTGACCTCGTCCCGCCGCATCTCCTGGCGGGCGCCAAGCCCGTGAAGGGGAAGGACAAGGCCTTCGGGGCATAGGAAGTCCCCGGTGGCGGGTTTGTTGCCGTTGTTCCGAAACCGTGACTGACGGGCGGAACCTCCCCGTTCGGCGTGCTCTCTGACTGAGTGACCAGCGAAGAGCGCAACGGACGGGGACGGCATGGCTCACATCAGTCGACGCGGAG
This region of Streptomyces chromofuscus genomic DNA includes:
- a CDS encoding histidine phosphatase family protein, which codes for MSGRDITVVHLMRHGEVANPDGVLYGRLPGYHLSELGREMADRVAGHLADRDVTHVAASPLERAQQTATPIAKAHGLDLATDPRLIEAENVFQGKTFGVGDGALRSPGNWRHLVNPFRPSWGEPYVEQVIRMMGALDAAKDAARGHEAVLVSHQLPIWIVRSYVEKRRLWHDPRRRQCTLASLTSFTYEGDRIVSVGYTEPARDLVPPHLLAGAKPVKGKDKAFGA